In Acidisarcina polymorpha, the DNA window GGATCACTGGCACTCCCGGTGCTCCGAATCGTCCACTCAGTAGCATCGCCGAGGTTCGTCACGATGTACAAGTCGCTTCCGATAGGCTGCCGGCTCGCCGGGGTTCTTATGTGCTGCTGCAGCGTGAGGCTTATGAGCCGCGATGCGCAGAACCACAGAGAAAACAGCGCCCACAAAAAAAGAATATCGAACGCGTCGGAGTAACTCCTGAGACAAAGAATAGATATACCTCATCACTAGTCAAACCATGGGCACGACTTGACCAGGCATTGAGAGTAACTGACCTGTTACTTCAGGCTGGGGGTTTTAGTGCGGTCGTACTGGACATGGGCAGCATTGGGGGTGAATACGCATTGCGGGTCCCCTTGGCTACCTGGTTCCGCTACCGCGCCGCTGCCGAGCGGACGCAATGCAGCTTGCTGTTATTGACTCAGCTTCCCTGCGCCAAAAGTAGTGCTGGAACGCTTTTGCACCTGGATGCCGCTACCCCGATTGAGGAGGGTGCTACTGTTTTTGCTGGATTCACGAATCATATTGAATTGTCGCGCAGGCGATTCGACCAGCAATCTGAAAATGTTGTTCCCATCCGAAAGCCACCGCAACGAAGCAACGCCGCCGAGTGGCGTAACCAAACCACATGGGCGGGGATGCGATGAGCAGCGAAGTCTATGTCTGCGTTTATGCCAAGGAATTTCCTGCCCAAGCATTGCTGCGACTCCGCCCAGAAATGCGCAGTAAAGCCATTGCTGTGATGGATGGTGATCCACCTTTTCAGCGGGTTTGTTCGCTCAACAAATATGCTCGGGAACTAGGAGTGGTGACAGGAATGAGCCGCTCTGAACTGGAAGGCTTCCCTTCTATCAACATTCTCAAGCGGTCACCACGCGAGGAACAAACAACCTGTTTCGGTTTACTGGAATGTGCTTGGACTTATTCGCCGCGCATTGAAGAGATACATAGCGATGCTGCCTTTTGTTGTGTATTGGATATGTCCGGAAGCGAAAAGCTGTTCGGCCCTCCTCAAATCGCAGCGTCTCGTATCCAAGAAGCTTTCGCGGCTCTCGGACTCAGTTGCAGTGCGGCGGTAAGCTCCAACTTCCATGCTGCTGTTTGTCTGGCGCGAGGCTCCAGGTCATGTCAAACTCCGGTCATTGCTCCCACTGGTGCTGAGCGACAATCATTGGCACGTCTACCTTTAGCAGTGCTCGATGTTAGCGAGGAAGATACTGAAACATTCATGCAATGGGGAATCACCACCTTGGGAGAGCTGGCGGTGTTACCTGAAAAAGACCTGATCGCGCGATTGGGTCAAGAGGGTAAACAGCTGCGGCAGCTCGCAAGGGGAGAATATCCTCATCTCTTCCTTCCAGTTGAACCAATCATTGAACTCAAAGAATATCTTGAACTGGATTCACCAGTCGACGTGCTCGATTCTCTGCTTTTCGGCGCTGGTGTGATGCTGGAGCAGCTGATTGAACGAGCGAAGGCGCGAGTGCTCTGCTTAGCTGCCGTCATAGCTGAACTGGGTGTCGAAGGCGGGGGCATTCATACCCGTATCATACGACCTGCCATTCCATCGAACGATAAGAAGTTATGGCTAAAACTACTTCATCTGGATTGGATTTCTTATCCCCCGCAAGCAGCAATTATCTCGATGTCACTTACGGCTGAGACCGGTCAGGCCGGGACCCTGCAGCTAGGATTATTTTCACCTCAACTCCCAGAGCCAGAGCGGCTGGATGTCACACTTGCGCGCATCCGTGCTGTTGTCGGAGAAGAGCGGGTTGGGAGTATAGAACTCAAAGACTCTCACCATCCGGATGAGTTCCATGTGAAGCCTTTCACGCTGACTGGCAAGCCAGACCGCCATGATCGGGAAGTAAAGATGCCTGCCACGGTCATGCGCTGCATTCGTCCGCCGGAGACAGTGACG includes these proteins:
- a CDS encoding DNA polymerase Y family protein; this encodes MSSEVYVCVYAKEFPAQALLRLRPEMRSKAIAVMDGDPPFQRVCSLNKYARELGVVTGMSRSELEGFPSINILKRSPREEQTTCFGLLECAWTYSPRIEEIHSDAAFCCVLDMSGSEKLFGPPQIAASRIQEAFAALGLSCSAAVSSNFHAAVCLARGSRSCQTPVIAPTGAERQSLARLPLAVLDVSEEDTETFMQWGITTLGELAVLPEKDLIARLGQEGKQLRQLARGEYPHLFLPVEPIIELKEYLELDSPVDVLDSLLFGAGVMLEQLIERAKARVLCLAAVIAELGVEGGGIHTRIIRPAIPSNDKKLWLKLLHLDWISYPPQAAIISMSLTAETGQAGTLQLGLFSPQLPEPERLDVTLARIRAVVGEERVGSIELKDSHHPDEFHVKPFTLTGKPDRHDREVKMPATVMRCIRPPETVTMVSRNHVPHIFYFRGIAYEAENVYGPWRAAGGWWSDGHWSIEEWDIIARLRDSISTYPPKDNLLCCCMTREINTDIWQVSALYD
- a CDS encoding recombinase RecA yields the protein MPLAAQIRAEIEASLAARIPSALTPVSRIIRTVAATGISAVDELLDGGLQVGAITEIVGPECSGRTSLALAFLAQMTSVGRVCAWVDVSDTLHPESAAAAGIDLDHLLWVRCGGPGTQSLSKTHDPQPLMTATQTTRVQLGGNSPHPRTESKGLPTAISDLLGAKVKYRRDRITGTPGAPNRPLSSIAEVRHDVQVASDRLPARRGSYVLLQREAYEPRCAEPQRKQRPQKKNIERVGVTPETKNRYTSSLVKPWARLDQALRVTDLLLQAGGFSAVVLDMGSIGGEYALRVPLATWFRYRAAAERTQCSLLLLTQLPCAKSSAGTLLHLDAATPIEEGATVFAGFTNHIELSRRRFDQQSENVVPIRKPPQRSNAAEWRNQTTWAGMR